In the Cucurbita pepo subsp. pepo cultivar mu-cu-16 unplaced genomic scaffold, ASM280686v2 Cp4.1_scaffold000370, whole genome shotgun sequence genome, TAGATGCTCGAGAActccaaaaatttaacaaGGTATTTTTAGAAACTTTAAAACAGTAATCACACATGTTAGGAATcgacgactctccacaatggtctgatattgtctactatgagcataaactctcatggctttgctatgggtattcctcacttataaacccatgatcctccactaaattaaccaatgtgggactcactcccaataatcctcaacaagaCGTTCCATGCATGATTCATACTTTTTAGGCATTTTTCGATGAAGTTGAAACTATTGTTAAGTCAACTCTGGTTGAACTAGTTAcaatatatattctaaatcgtGAGGTCAAAATCTTGAATCTCTACTTCGTTGAActcaaaagatgaaaaaaaaaaaaacgattgTTCAAGCACATAACGGGATCATACTTGCAGTTGACtaatcattcaaatcaaattataagtCAAAGACATCAccaatttgttttcttttcaggaacaaattttggaatttgtgAAGATCAACATGTGGGATCCAGATTACCCTACAGTAGTTTACCATCAGGATTGATTTATTGTTGTAAGAGcagaataataatattgtttcATTCCAATCAGTATTGATCTGTTTTTGAAAAGAACagaagaataataatatttcatgtaACTGTGTATAATGCCACACGTTACAAGATTTTCTAATGCAAGGAAGCCACAAAGATCAGAGTTGTTTATACGTTCATGATCTAtctttttccaaatattttcaGAGTTGGTAATTTTATCTCCCATGAACagcatttttattcaaattatggGTATTTGTTGTATCATCTCGATTTTAAAGCGATTTTAATGCAGTTTTAATGCAGTTTTAATGCAATTTTTGGTGCTATAATTTTGTTGGATTGAGTTTCTTATGAATATTTACGGTCTCCACTCGCTCCAATTGCCTGGAAGGGACGAAAGAAATATCTTGTTCTTAGTTCAACAATTTCTGATCTCAAGTGAACCTCTCAATCAGATTTGAACCCATATGAAGTTCTGACCATCTGTCagagaaaaaagaacgaaTGGATCTTGTAGGATTCCCGAAaaattctttgatttcttctgGAAGCAGATGATTTCGTGAGTAGCCAGGACATTTATATTTGTAGGAATGACCCAAGTTTGCTTGTTGgcatttgtattttgtttttgctgATCTAATGAAtctacaacttttttttttactgtgcGAGACTTCAATCTCTTCCTTTAAAAAAAGGGGTTGATTCCCTTTGCACGGTACTGAGCGGTCCATTCTCCACATCGCCATAAATCTAGAAAAGGGCGGTACTCTTTGTTCGAATGATTGATCATGAAATTTACTGGATCGAACATTTACTGATAGGATCGAATAGTTGACTTACTGATGGGTCGAATATTTACATGAAATTTACTGGATCGAACATTTACTGATAGAATCGAATAGTTGATTTACGGATGGAACCGAATATTTACTGATAGGAGACCTTTGAACTATATttagagtttaattaattttcccTTCCTAAAAGGAATgtaaattgtttatttatggACGTTTTccaatataattataattacgtattgcattaaataaaaatgagaagaagacAAACAAACGCCAGATTAGTTCTTAATATTTCTATACGAACATTTTAAGCAATTTTAGAAGCCGATCGGATCGGGCTAAATGGACCGAACCGGGCCGGCTAAGACAAAGCCGTTAACAATACTTTtaatgtgaaaaaaaataaaaataaaaaataaaataaaatcgtGGGATGCAATCGTCATTGCCAACAATCCCGATAACCAACAAATTTATCACCAGCTTTTTCTTTGTGGAACTTCCCATCCCGTGGGGCCCACCGCTACAACattcctataaaaaaaaagtctttttaaatattcaaattcaaaatttgaaaattcgcACGTGACTTACACGCGCGGTGTATTTTAGCTAAAAGCCCCCATATCAACAGCTTAACAATTGTCCGGAGCAAAAGCGCATTTTAGCCCTTTTCAACGGGCTTCTGACGACTGTccaaaaagtaaagtagcgAGCACCCAGTCCATTTCTTCCTCAgctctttcaatttttgtccATTCATCTTCTGTTTGATTCTTCAAAACAGTTCTTaaattctcttccttcttctgtTTTGCTGATTTTCTCTCGTTCTTACCTTCTtgttttttgggttttgtgtGCTTGATTTCGAGGGTTTTGCGAGGGAggtgattgttttttttgttgatttcttTGAGTGGTGTTTGAAGATGACGACCATGGAGAGTTTGATTGGGCTGGTGAATCGGATCCAGAGAGCTTGTACTATGCTCGGTGACTATGGCGGTGGTGATAAcgccttttcttctctctggGAAGCCCTTCCCTCTGTTGCTGTTGTCGGTGGACAGGTTCTACTTCTCtttctcaattttctcttgattttcgtttcttcttttgttacTTCTGTAGCAAGTGTTGGAAATTCTTGTCGGCGTTCGATGAACTATTGTCGAGGAGGAGTTTCGGCTTTAGTATTTCAAAGTGGAGTTAGGTTGCTGAAGAATTCGTTCGTGGCTAGGGTTTTAGGGAGATGGAATGAGTTTTTCACTAAACAAAATGAATCACTTAAGATCGATTTCTCACtgtttgtttatttctctCATGAACAGAGTTCTGGAAAATCTTCGGTTCTGGAAAGTATCGTTGGTCGCGATTTTCTTCCGAGAGGTTCAGGTGAGGCATTTGATCTTGGTTCACTTCGAATTGCTTAGTTTACTTGTTAATTTTCACTGCTTAATTGGTTACTTGTTCATAATTGCAGGGATAGTAACGCGGCGGCCATTAGTATTGCAGCTTCACAAGACAGAGGAGGGGTCGCAAGAGTATGCTGAGTTTCTTCACCTTCCCAAGAGGAGATTTACGGACTTTGGTATGTTGCCATTTCAATGTGTTCTTGCTTGTCTGCATATTTTTGTACACTTACGATTTTACTTCTTCTAAATTGCAAGTACTTTCCTAGTTGTTGTTCTTTGTCTGTTCTATCTTCTACTTGAATTCAACATTTCCTCTTGTTGTAACGTTCTACAGCTGCGGTCCGTAAAGAAATTCAGGACGAGACCGACAGAGTAACTGGGAGGACAAAACAGATATCCCCAGTTCCTATCCATCTTAGCATTTACTCACCAAATGGTATCTCCTTTTTGCCCGTNNNNNNNNNNNNNNNNNNNNNNNNNNNNNNNNNNNNNNNNNNNNNNNNNNNNNNNNNNNNNNNNNNNNNNNNNNNNNNNNNNNNNNNNNNNNNNNNNNNNNNNNNNNNNNNNNNNNNNNNNNNNNNNNNNNNNNNNNNNNNNNNNNNNNNNNNNNNNNNNNNNNNNNNNNNNNNNNNNNNNNNNNNNNNNNNNNNNNNNNNNNNNNNNNNNNNNNNNNNNNNNNNNNNNNNNNNNNNNNNNNNNNNNNNNNNNNNNNNNNNNNNNNNNNNNNNNNNNNNNNNNNNNNNNNNNNNNNNNNNNNNNNNNNNNNNNNNNNNNNNNNNNNNNNNNNNNNNNNNNNNNNNNNNNNNNNNNNNNNNNNNNNNNNNNNNNNNNNNNNNNNNNNNNNNNNNNNNNNNNNNNNNNNNNNNNNNNNNNNNNNNNNNNNNNNNNNNNNNNNNNNNNNNNNNNNNNNNNNNNNNNNNNNNNNNNNNNNNNNNNNNNNNNNNNNNNNNNNNNNNNNNNNNNNNNNNNNNNNNNNNNNNNNNNNNNNNNNNNNNNNNNNNNNNNNNNNNNNNNNNNNNNNNNNNNNNNNNNNNNNNNNNNNNNNNNNNNNNNNNNNNNNNNNNNNNNNNNNNNNNNNNNNNNNNNNNNNNNNNNNNNNNNNNNNNNNNNNNNNNNNNNNNNNNNNNNNNNNNNNNNNNNNNNNNNNNNNNNNNNNNNNNNNNNNNNNNNNNNNNNNNNNNNNNNNNNNNNNNNNNNNNNNNNNNNNNNNNNNNNNNNNNNNNNNNNNNNNNNNNNNNNNNNNNNNNNNNNNNNNNNNNNNNNNNNNNNNNNNNNNNNNNNNNNNNNNNNNNNNNNNNNNNNNNNNNNNNNNNNNNNNNNNNNNNNNNNNNNNNNNNNNNNNNNNNNNNNNNNNNNNNNNNNNNNNNNNNNNNNNNNNNNNNNNNNNNNNNNNNNNNNNNNNNNNNNNNNNNNNNNNNNNNNNNNNNNNNNNNNNNNNNNNNNNNNNNNNNNNNNNNNNNNNNNNNNNNNNNNNNNNNNNNNNNNNNNNNNNNNNNNNNNNNNNNNNNNNNNNNNNNNNNNNNNNNNNNNNNNNNNNNNNNNNNNNNNNNNNNNNNNNNNNNNNNNNNNNNNNNNNNNNNNNNNNNNNNNNNNNNNNNNNNNNNNNNNNNNNNNNNNNNNNNNNNNNNNNNNNNNNNNNNNNNNNNNNNNNNNNNNNNNNNNNNNNNNNNNNNNNNNNNNNNNNNNNNNNNNNNNNNNNNNNNNNNNNNNNNNNNNNNNNNNNNNNNNNNNNNNNNNNNNNNNNNNNNNNNNNNNNNNNNNNNNNNNNNNNNNNNNNNNNNNNNNNNNNNNNNNNNNNNNNNNNNNNNNNNNNNNNNNNNNNNNNNNNNNNNNNNNNNNNNNNNNNNNNNNNNNNNNNNNNNNNNNNNNNNNNNNNNNNNNNNNNNNNNNNNNNNNNNNNNNNNNNNNNNNNNNNNNNNNNNNNNNNNNNNNNNNNNNNNNNNNNNNNNNNNNNNNNNNNNNNNNNNNNNNNNNNNNNNNNNNNNNNNNNNNNNNNNNNNNNNNNNNNNNNNNNNNNNNNNNNNNNNNNNNNNNNNNNNNNNNNNNNNNNNNNNNNNNNNNNNNNNNNNNNNNNNNNNNNNNNNNNNNNNNNNNNNNNNNNNNNNNNNNNNNNNNNNNNNNNNNNNNNNNNNNNNNNNNNNNNNNNNNNNNNNNNNNNNNNNNNNNNNNNNNNNNNNNNNNNNNNNNNNNNNNNNNNNNNNNNNNNNNNNNNNNNNNNNNNNNNNNNNNNNNNNNNNNNNNNNNNNNNNNNNNNNNNNNNNNNNNNNNNNNNNNNNNNNNNNNNNNNNNNNNNNNNNNNNNNNNNNNNNNNNNNNNNNNNNNNNNNNNNNNNNNNNNNNNNNNNNNNNNNNNNNNNNNNNNNNNNNNNNNNNNNNNNNNNNNNNNNNNNNNNNNNNNNNNNNNNNNNNNNNNNNNNNNNNNNNNNNNNNNNNNNNNNNNNNNNNNNNNNNNNNNNNNNNNNNNNNNNNNNNNNNNNNNNNNNNNNNNNNNNNNNNNNNNNNNNNNNNNNNNNNNNNNNNNNNNNNNNNNNNNNNNNNNNNNNNNNNNNNNNNNNNNNNNNNNNNNNNNNNNNNNNNNNNNNNNNNNNNNNNNNNNNNNNNNNNNNNNNNNNNNNNNNNNNNNNNNNNNNNNNNNNNNNNNNNNNNNNNNNNNNNNNNNNNNNNNNNNNNNNNNNNNNNNNNNNNNNNNNNNNNNNNNNNNNNNNNNNNNNNNNNNNNNNNNNNNNNNNNNNNNNNNNNNNNNNNNNNNNNNNNNNNNNNNNNNNNNNNNNNNNNNNNNNNNNNNNNNNNNNNNNNNNNNNNNNNNNNNNNNNNNNNNNNNNNNNNNNNNNNNNNNNNNNNNNNNNNNNNNNNNNNNNNNNNNNNNNNNNNNNNNNNNNNNNNNNNNNNNNNNNNNNNNNNNNNNNNNNNNNNNNNNNNNNNNNNNNNNNNNNNNNNNNNNNNNNNNNNNNNNNNNNNNNNNNNNNNNNNNNNNNNNNNNNNNNNNNNNNNNNNNNNNNNNNNNNNNNNNNNNNNNNNNNNNNNNNNNNNNNNNNNNNNNNNNNNNNNNNNNNNNNNNNNNNNNNNNNNNNNNNNNNNNNNNNNNNNNNNNNNNNNNNNNNNNNNNNNNNNNNNNNNNNNNNNNNNNNNNNNNNNNNNNNNNNNNNNNNNNNNNNNNNNNNNNNNNNNNNNNNNNNNNNNNNNNNNNNNNNNNNNNNNNNNNNNNNNNNNNNNNNNNNNNNNNNNNNNNNNNNNNNNNNNNNNNNNNNNNNNNNNNNNNNNNNNNNNNNNNNNNNNNNNNNNNNNNNNNNNNNNNNNNNNNNNNNNNNNNNNNNNNNNNNNNNNNNNNNNNNNNNNNNNNNNNNNNNNNNNNNNNNNNNNNNNNNNNNNNNNNNNNNNNNNNNNNNNNNNNNNNNNNNNNNNNNNNNNNNNNNNNNNNNNNNNNNNNNNNNNNNNNNNNNNNNNNNNNNNNNNNNNNNNNNNNNNNNNNNNNNNNNNNNNNNNNNNNNNNNNNNNNNNNNNNNNNNNNNNNNNNNNNNNNNNNNNNNNNNNNNNNNNNNNNNNNNNNNNNNNNNNNNNNNNNNNNNNNNNNNNNNNNNNNNNNNNNNNNNNNNNNNNNNNNNNNNNNNNNNNNNNNNNNNNNNNNNNNNNNNNNNNNNNNNNNNNNNNNNNNNNNNNNNNNNNNNNNNNNNNNNNNNNNNNNNNNNNNNNNNNNNNNNNNNNNNNNNNNNNNNNNNNNNNN is a window encoding:
- the LOC111785110 gene encoding dynamin-related protein 1E-like, which translates into the protein MTTMESLIGLVNRIQRACTMLGDYGGGDNAFSSLWEALPSVAVVGGQSSGKSSVLESIVGRDFLPRGSGIVTRRPLVLQLHKTEEGSQEYAEFLHLPKRRFTDFAAVRKEIQDETDRVTGRTKQISPVPIHLSIYSPNGISFLPNQCPDSVLIHETKRADFGTLFIESLQRLRDSVTR